The Nitrospirota bacterium DNA segment GATCATCAGGACTCCTTAGGAGGATGAATATAAGAAGTTATTTACCACAAAACTCATTGAAAATAAAGTGGAAAATGAACATTTTATCGAATATTTTCATCCCATCACATTGAACAAACTTTTTACGAGACCATCAAACTTAATTCAGAATCAGTGATTTAGGATATCTAAACAACCAGCGGTCTATACCCTTGTCAGCCTGTTCTCCGCCGGACAAAATTCTTCGATAAAAAATCAAGGTTTCCAGCCTTTTCTTATGTTAAAATAGGGGCATGTTTAAGAAAGCGCCTCTTTTTGGGTTCGTTTGGAACATTTCTTTTATTTTGTTTGCCGTTCAGCCCGGATTTGCAGCTGGCCTGGAGGATTTAATCCCGAAGGGAAACGACTGCCATTCGTGTCACGAATCTTCCCATCCTGTCATTCAAGCCGATTTAAAAAAACCTTCAGGGGAGTGTTTTCTCTGCCATAACGATGGTGAGGTTCCGGACGAAGTGATTAAGACCGCCATGAAGGCCATTCAACATCCTTCTCCCGCCGGGCATGAGAAAAATCATCGTCTGTCTGAAATGGTCACGATTCCCGCCGGCGAATTTATGATGGGAGAGGATTATGTTAAAAAAGCGGTTGGACCCAAACATAAGGCCTATCTGGATGAATACGAGATAGACCGTTATGATGTGACTAACGGTGATTATTACCAATTTGTGACTAAAACGGAGAGGAAACCGCCCAAACATTGGATGGATAAAAGGGTATTCATTGAAAAGAAAAACCATCCGGTAACTTTTGTAAGCTGGTATGACGCGGAGGCCTACTGCGCGTGGAGAGGAAAAAGGCTTCCGACCGAAGCGGAATGGGAAAAAGCCGCCCGCGGGGTCGATGGCAGAATTTTCCCCTGGGGAAATCAGTTTGTTAAGGAAAATGCCAACGTTTATATGCTTGGAATCGGCGATACGTCGCCTGTTGGGCAGTTTGAAGCGGGAAAAAGCCCCTATGGGGTTTACGATATGGCCGGGAATGTCTTTCAATGGACACAGGATTGGTTTAAACCCTATCCCAATAATTCGATTGAGAACCCGAACTACGGAGAAACGCATAAAGTTCTCCGGGGGGGATCATTTTACGACTGCAGCTATTACCGATGCGGGCCCAGTTTTCAGACCTTTAACCGGATCGCTCTTTCCCCAAAATCCGTTTCAATCAGTATCGGTTTCCGGTGTGCCAGATCTCACGCTACTCAAAAATCATTATAGTGCCTGAGTTGTTTTTCGGTCCTTAAGGTTTTTACCCGCTTAATAGGTGTTTATTATCAAAGGCGTTTGTGCTAGGATAAGAGCGTTTTAGCTCATTTCTAACCTAATTAATTTGAAATAGTCAATGATCAAGAGTTTAAAGCCCATCACCATTTTTAATATCCCGTTTACGATAGAAGAATCTGAAATCATTAGGGAACTCCGGCTTCCTAAATATAAATCTTTAAAAGAAATCCCTGAAGAAAACATTGCCAAATATATTAAGAAAGCGATTGACACCGGTTACACTTTAATTTCGGGAAAAGGGTGCTATCGGACCGTAAAAATAGACAAAGTCTTTAAAGACCATGTGACCTGCGATATCAGCGCAACGCTGTTTCAAGGAAGTAACATGGTGAAGTTGTTGAAAAAATGTGATTACGCGACGTTGCTGGTCTGTACCATGGGGCCTGATTTTGAAAAGAAGATTGATGAGCTAAAAGATTCCGAACCGGCCGAAGCTTTTTATATGGACCGGGTCGGCGCCTGGATGGCAGATTTTTTTGCCGATCCGGTTGAACGTTTAATTGAGACGGAAATTTATAAAAACGGTTACAATAAAACCTTCAGGTTTGGCGTGGGTTACGGAGACTGGAAGTTGACGGTACAGGGAGAGATTTTAAAAGTCACCGAAGCGCATAAGATCGGCGTATCGGTCAACGAAGCTTTTATCATGGATCCGCGTTTTTCTGTTTCCGCGCTTATCGGCTGGGAAAGAAAAAACAATTCAAAACCGGAAATGACAGAGAATGTCTGAAATCCTGGAACGGTTAAAAAACGAAATTCTGCTCCTCGATGGTTCGATGGGAGCCCTTCTCCAGGGGAGAGGTCTGCCAAACGGGTATGCGCCTGACCTCTGGAACCTTGAACGGCCTGATGCCATCGTCGATGTCCATAAAGAATATATCGCCGCCGGAAGCCAGATTATTCTAACCAATACTTTTGGCGCCAGCCGCCTGCGGCTTGCGGAATATAACGCCCAGGATAAGATCCGGGATATCAACGCCTCAGCCGTAAAGCATGTTCGAACGGCCGCAGGGGGGAAGAAGGTGTATGTCGCGGGCGATGTGGGTCCTTCGGGGACCACGATTGCGCCTTTCGGCGAGCTTGCCTTCGATAAGGCGGTCGAACTCTTTTATGAGCAGTCCGTTGAACTGGTCAGGGCGGGGTGTGATTTAATTGCCATTGAAACCATGTTTGACATTCAGGAGATGAAGGCGGCTGTTATCGCGGCCAAAGAGGCCACAAAAGGAAAAGATATCCCGATTATGGCTCATATGACCTTTACCCAGGACGGGATTACCGATACCGGAAGCGATGCCGAAACCGCGGCTACGGTCATGGAGGGATTAGGGGTCGATATTCTAGGGGTGAATTGTTCCACCGGTCCGGAACATATGCTGCCGGTGGTTCAAAAGATGTCTACGACGACCCATCTTTTCATTTCAGCCGAACCCAATGCCGGTTTGCCGATCCAGGTCAATGGGAAGACGATTTTTCCAGCGACATCTGAAGAGATGGCTTCTTTCGCGGAACGGTTTATCGATTCAGGGGTCAATATCCTGGGAGGGTGTTGCGGGACGACGCCCGATTACATTCGAAAAATCAAGCATCTATTAGCGAATAAAAGACCGGCTTCGAGAAATGTCCGGAAGGGAATGAAGATCTCAAGCCGGATGAAAACCGTTTTTGTGGGCGCAGGACATCCCTTTTTGAAAATCGGTGAAAAAATAAATCCCACCGGGAAAAAACTTTTCAGCCAGGCGATTAAAGAGGGGAGAACCGATTTGATCGTCGCGGCCGCAAGAAAACAGTTTGAAGCCGGAGCCACTGCCCTGGATGTCAATGTCGGAGTTCCCATGGTCAGCGAAGCCGATATGATGGGTAAAGCCATTACGGCCATTCAAAATGTGGTCAATCTTCCGCTGGTGATCGACAGCTCGTATGTCAACGCGTTGGAGCAGGGGATGATTTACTATCCCGGAAAAGCGCTGGTCAACAGTATCAACGCCGAAGAAGAGCGGATTGAAGAGATTTTTCCTCTCGTCAAGAAATATGGGGCATCGGTCATTGCGCTGGTCGCGGGGGATGAAATTCCTGAAAAAGCGGCGCAAAGGCTGAAAAATGCCGAATACCTGTTGAAACGGGCTGAAGGTTTTGGTGTTCGAAAAGAAGATATTATCTTTGATTGCCTGGCATTAACGGTTTCAGCGGTTCAGGAAGCGGCCACTCAAACCCTCGAAACCATCCGTTTAATTACGAATGAACTGGGTTCTCCTACCACGCTTGGATTGAGCAACGTTTCTTTTGGTCTTCCCAACCGCCATTTTGTTCATAATACGTTTCTGGCCCAGTGTATTGCCGCCGGTTTAGACGCGGCGATTTTAGACCCCTATGACCAGGAGATGCATCAAATTGTCGCGGCGGCCAGTTTGTTTGGAAGAAGAGACCCTGAATGCAGACGGTTTATTCAGGTGCAGGCCGATCTGGAGGGAGGCAAATCAACCCCTAAAGACGAAGGCCCCCAAACAACAAGGGACAAAATCTATAAGGCTGTTCTGGAGGGCGAGAGAGAGAGTATTGTTCAACTCGTTAAACAGGGAATTGAAGAAAAAATTGAAGCCTTTGACATGTTTTTAAACCTGATGACCCCTGCCATCCGCAAACTTGGGGATTTATTTGGTGAACGAAAAAAGTTTATTCCGCATCTGGTGGCCTCGGCGGATACGATGAAACGAGGGGTTGATTTTTTGCTTCCCTATCTCGAAAAATCGGGAAATATTGAAAAAAAAGGGACGATCGTTTTTGCCACGGTTAAAGGGGACATTCACGATATTGGAAAGAATATCTGCTGTTTAATGTTGAGAAATTTCGGATTTAATGTTATCGATTTGGGACGGAATGTTCCGATGGAGGTTATTTTTAAAGCGGCTGAAGAAAACAAGGCCGATATCATCGCTCTTTCCGCCCTGATGACCACGACGATGATGCAGATGAAAGCGGTTGTCGATGAAATCAAAGCGAAGAACCTTCCTTATAAAGTCATGATTGGCGGAGCCGTGACCACCAAAAAATTCGCGGAAGAAATCGGGGCGGGGGCTTATGGAAAAGATGTTGGAGAGGTTGTTACCGTTGCAGAAAGTTTATTAGAACCCGAAAAGAATGTGGTATAGTAAAATAAAGATTAACTTTAATTAAGTAAACTTTTGTCAAAAGGGTACTCTATGAAATCAAATAAGACTTCCGTTCTTCCTGCTCTGACGATTGGAAAACATACTTCACCCTACCCGATTATTCAGGGAGGAATGGGAATCCGGATTTCTGCATCACGGTTAGCTTCTGCGGTAGCTAATGCCGGAGGAATAGGTGTTGTTTCCACAGTGGCCCTGGGGCTTGACTCCCCCTATTATAAAAAAGAAGGGGCCACGTCGAAAGATTATTTCCGTGCCAATATTCTCGCCCTTCAGGATGAATTAAAAATGGCCAAGCAGATCAGCCCTAAAGGGGTGATTGGCGTCAACTGCATGGTTGCTATTACAGATTATGAAGATATGGTCCGCACGTCGGCCGAATACGGCGCCGACATCATCTTTTCAGGCGCCGGTCTCCCGGTGAACCTTCCCGATTATGTGAAAGATTATCCGGATGTTGCTATTGTGCCCATTATTTCTTCGGTAAAAGCGGCATCGATTATCATTAAAAAATGGGAGCGGCTTCACAAGCGGATGCCGGATGCTTATGTCGTGGAAACGCCAAATTATGCCGGAGGACATTTAGGAGCACGGCCGGAAGATATCACCGATCCCGTTTTCAGTCTTGAGAAAGTGGTCCCCGAGGTATTGGAATTTCTCGAAAAAGAAGCAAAATTGAACATTCCGGTAGTAGCGGCTGGAGGCATTTTCGATCATCAGGATGTCCTTCGGATGATCGGACTGGGCGCTCATGGGGTTCAACTCGGCTCACGTTTCGTTTGTACTTACGAATGTGATGCTGATGATCTGTTTAAAGATGTGTTCATGAAAGCAAAAAAAGAGGATATCGTTATCGTGAAAAGCCCGGTCGGAATGCCGGGAAGGGCGATTCGAAGCGAATTTACGGAACGTTTTGAAAAAGGCCTCGACGTTGACGATAAATGTTTTGCGAAATGTCTGAAACATTGCGCCTGCCGGGATAACCGGGAAACCTACTGCATCGCCTCAGTCCTTGATAAAGCCCAAAGGGGAAATCTGGCCGAGGGGCTTTTCTTCGCGGGTTCCAACGCCTGGCGGATAAAAAAGATTGTGAGTGTCAAAGAATTAATGAATGAATTAGTTGGAATTCAGGAAGGGGTTGAAGCAAGTTCACCCTCTGAATCTGTTTCCCGGACGTCATAAAGGGTGTCAGATGAGCGCTTCCGAGGGAGAACCCGATCAGCCCGTTTCTTCTGCGAACAAGGGAATGGAAAATTTAATCGTTTGTTCAAAGTGTCAATATGTTTACGACCACCGGTATCTTTCGGAATCCTGCAGGTTTGAAGAGGAAGTGGGGTATAGGTGTATGAACTGTGACACGATCCTGTAACCTTTGAACCACTTTAAACAAAAGAATTTATGAAACTAAAAGATAAAATTGCAATCGTAACGGGCGGCGGGACCGGAATCGGCAAAGCCATTACCGAGGCATTTCTTAAAGAAGGCGCTCGTGTGATGATTTGTTCCAGAAATATGGAGCATCTAACCGCTGCCGCCAAAACCATAAATGACGGGCAGGGCGAAGAAAAAGTTTTCCCGGTTCAAACGGACGTTAATAAAAAAGACGAAGTTGAAAAATCGATTGAGGAAGTCATCAAAAAATGGGGAGACCTTCATATTTTGGTCAATAACGCCGGAAAATCGGCCCGCCTTCCCCTTCTCGATGCCAAAGATGAAGAGTGGCTGGATATTCTGGATTCTAATTTAAACGGCATGTATTTTTTTAGCAAGGCGGCTTTACGATCAATAAAGGATAACGCGCAGGGGAGAATCATCAATATCTCCTCTGTGTTAGGAAAATTTGGTGTCGCCGGTTATACAGCCTATTGCGCCGCCAAACATGGGATCGTCGGATTCTCAGGGGCTTTAGCGCTGGAAGTGGCCCCAAGAGGGATCACCGTCAATACGATTTGTCCGGGATGGGTGGATACCCAAATGGCACAACAGGGTATTTCTGAAACGGCAAAAACCCTTCAAATTTCTCCGGAAGAATTTAAAAAATCAGCCGAAGAGGCGATTCCGATTAAGCGGTTTGTTGATGCAGGCGAGGTAGCGGAACTGGCAGCCTTTTTAGCGAGTGAGGATGCGCGAGCGATTACGGGACAGGCCATTAATATATGCGGCGGCAGTGTCATGTACTAATTATGATTGTTCAAAAGGAGCCATCTACGGCGTTGTCACTGCAAACCCGCCTCCTCATGTACTTAAATGTACATTCCGGGGTGGGTTCTAGTTCCGCCTTGTATCTGGCTCCTTTTGAACAATCATAACGGGGTATCGTAAGAGGGATTGGAAACAGGATGTTATTAAAAGATAAAGTCGTTCTTATTACTGGCGGCGGGCGCGGTATCGGTAAATACATTGCCCGAAAGATGTGCGAGCAGGGCGCCAAAATCGCCATTAGCTCGAGAAATGAACGGAATATCGAAAAGACCCGAAAAGATTTTGAAAAGCAATCCGGCTTTGAAATTTTAATCATCCGGGCCGATATTACGCTTAAAGATCAGGTTAACGATGTCGTTGATAAGACCATGGAAAAATATGGAAAAATAGACGTCCTGATCAATAATGCGGGCACCGGCGGAATGAATCCGATTACCTGGCTCGATGACGGACAATGGTTTGCCATCCTGGAAACCAATCTCCATGGGTTATATTTGGTGACCAAAGCCGTCCTCAAAGCAATGAAACAAAATAAAAACGGCGGAAGAATTATCAATATTGCCTCACATCTTTCAAAAACGAGTTTTCCCTGTTACACGGCCTATTGCACCGCCGAACACGCCATTTTAGGTTTTACCCGGTCATTGGCGTTGGAAGTAGCCCGGGACGGAATAACCGTCAACGCGATTTGCGCCGGTTTAATCGATACCGACTTTGCGAAAAAAAGAACCTTTGAAATGGCGGATCAGTTAAGTCTTCCCCAGAGAGAGTATACCCAAAATATCATTAATTCTATCCCAATCAAACGCCTGATTGATCCGCTCGAGGTCGCCTCGTTAGCTGTTTATTTAGCCTCCGATCCGGCCCAGGCTGTGACGGGGCAGGCGATTGATATCAATGGCGGGCTTCTTGTCCCTTAATATGTTCTTACCTTCTGTAAGGGCTTAGATGATGAACAACGACAGACGGGCATTCCCGGAATATTACGCTCCTATCTACCAAATGGCAGTTTCTCAATTTAATCAGGCTGCCGACCTCCTTCATCTCGATCCGAATATTCGAAAACGCCTTATTGCCCCAAAACGGGCCCTCCTTGTCAGCGTTCCAGTGGCGATGGACGATGGTCATGTTGAGGTGTTTCAGGGTTACCGCGTTCACCATGACTGCACCCTTGGCCCCTCAAAAGGGGGCGTGCGATACCATCCCGATGTCACCCTCGGCGAAATCTGTGCGCTTGCCATGTGGATGACCTGGAAGTGCGCTCTGGTTGGTCTCCCGTTTGGAGGCGCGAAAGGAGGGGTTAACTGCGACCCCTCTACCTTTTCCAGGAAAGAACTCCAGCGTTTAACACGCAGATATACCTCTGAGATCCTGGTCATGATTGGT contains these protein-coding regions:
- a CDS encoding formylglycine-generating enzyme family protein translates to MFKKAPLFGFVWNISFILFAVQPGFAAGLEDLIPKGNDCHSCHESSHPVIQADLKKPSGECFLCHNDGEVPDEVIKTAMKAIQHPSPAGHEKNHRLSEMVTIPAGEFMMGEDYVKKAVGPKHKAYLDEYEIDRYDVTNGDYYQFVTKTERKPPKHWMDKRVFIEKKNHPVTFVSWYDAEAYCAWRGKRLPTEAEWEKAARGVDGRIFPWGNQFVKENANVYMLGIGDTSPVGQFEAGKSPYGVYDMAGNVFQWTQDWFKPYPNNSIENPNYGETHKVLRGGSFYDCSYYRCGPSFQTFNRIALSPKSVSISIGFRCARSHATQKSL
- a CDS encoding SDR family oxidoreductase; the encoded protein is MKLKDKIAIVTGGGTGIGKAITEAFLKEGARVMICSRNMEHLTAAAKTINDGQGEEKVFPVQTDVNKKDEVEKSIEEVIKKWGDLHILVNNAGKSARLPLLDAKDEEWLDILDSNLNGMYFFSKAALRSIKDNAQGRIINISSVLGKFGVAGYTAYCAAKHGIVGFSGALALEVAPRGITVNTICPGWVDTQMAQQGISETAKTLQISPEEFKKSAEEAIPIKRFVDAGEVAELAAFLASEDARAITGQAINICGGSVMY
- a CDS encoding nitronate monooxygenase, coding for MKSNKTSVLPALTIGKHTSPYPIIQGGMGIRISASRLASAVANAGGIGVVSTVALGLDSPYYKKEGATSKDYFRANILALQDELKMAKQISPKGVIGVNCMVAITDYEDMVRTSAEYGADIIFSGAGLPVNLPDYVKDYPDVAIVPIISSVKAASIIIKKWERLHKRMPDAYVVETPNYAGGHLGARPEDITDPVFSLEKVVPEVLEFLEKEAKLNIPVVAAGGIFDHQDVLRMIGLGAHGVQLGSRFVCTYECDADDLFKDVFMKAKKEDIVIVKSPVGMPGRAIRSEFTERFEKGLDVDDKCFAKCLKHCACRDNRETYCIASVLDKAQRGNLAEGLFFAGSNAWRIKKIVSVKELMNELVGIQEGVEASSPSESVSRTS
- a CDS encoding homocysteine S-methyltransferase family protein, with translation MSEILERLKNEILLLDGSMGALLQGRGLPNGYAPDLWNLERPDAIVDVHKEYIAAGSQIILTNTFGASRLRLAEYNAQDKIRDINASAVKHVRTAAGGKKVYVAGDVGPSGTTIAPFGELAFDKAVELFYEQSVELVRAGCDLIAIETMFDIQEMKAAVIAAKEATKGKDIPIMAHMTFTQDGITDTGSDAETAATVMEGLGVDILGVNCSTGPEHMLPVVQKMSTTTHLFISAEPNAGLPIQVNGKTIFPATSEEMASFAERFIDSGVNILGGCCGTTPDYIRKIKHLLANKRPASRNVRKGMKISSRMKTVFVGAGHPFLKIGEKINPTGKKLFSQAIKEGRTDLIVAAARKQFEAGATALDVNVGVPMVSEADMMGKAITAIQNVVNLPLVIDSSYVNALEQGMIYYPGKALVNSINAEEERIEEIFPLVKKYGASVIALVAGDEIPEKAAQRLKNAEYLLKRAEGFGVRKEDIIFDCLALTVSAVQEAATQTLETIRLITNELGSPTTLGLSNVSFGLPNRHFVHNTFLAQCIAAGLDAAILDPYDQEMHQIVAAASLFGRRDPECRRFIQVQADLEGGKSTPKDEGPQTTRDKIYKAVLEGERESIVQLVKQGIEEKIEAFDMFLNLMTPAIRKLGDLFGERKKFIPHLVASADTMKRGVDFLLPYLEKSGNIEKKGTIVFATVKGDIHDIGKNICCLMLRNFGFNVIDLGRNVPMEVIFKAAEENKADIIALSALMTTTMMQMKAVVDEIKAKNLPYKVMIGGAVTTKKFAEEIGAGAYGKDVGEVVTVAESLLEPEKNVV
- a CDS encoding SDR family oxidoreductase, producing the protein MLLKDKVVLITGGGRGIGKYIARKMCEQGAKIAISSRNERNIEKTRKDFEKQSGFEILIIRADITLKDQVNDVVDKTMEKYGKIDVLINNAGTGGMNPITWLDDGQWFAILETNLHGLYLVTKAVLKAMKQNKNGGRIINIASHLSKTSFPCYTAYCTAEHAILGFTRSLALEVARDGITVNAICAGLIDTDFAKKRTFEMADQLSLPQREYTQNIINSIPIKRLIDPLEVASLAVYLASDPAQAVTGQAIDINGGLLVP